In Fundidesulfovibrio magnetotacticus, a genomic segment contains:
- a CDS encoding phage tail tube protein — protein MATYSGRNARVTLGDGATEKIIMELGTWKVSMKANEVDTSAFGDGWGKSDVGIMNWSGSLDGNYDPKDADGQAVLEAAFKSGQLIQDIKFYLKHQATGEVVFFEPDTVSDANAGVRITALDVSVDKAGVGKISATFSGSGPCKKTIETRP, from the coding sequence ATGGCCACCTATTCCGGCCGCAACGCCCGCGTGACCCTGGGCGACGGCGCCACCGAGAAGATCATCATGGAGCTGGGCACCTGGAAGGTGTCCATGAAGGCCAACGAGGTGGACACCTCGGCCTTCGGCGACGGCTGGGGCAAGAGCGACGTGGGCATCATGAACTGGTCCGGCTCCCTGGACGGCAACTACGACCCCAAGGACGCCGACGGCCAGGCGGTGCTGGAGGCGGCCTTCAAGTCCGGTCAGCTGATCCAGGACATCAAGTTCTACCTCAAGCACCAGGCCACCGGCGAGGTCGTGTTCTTCGAGCCGGACACCGTGTCCGACGCCAACGCCGGGGTGCGCATCACCGCCCTGGACGTCAGCGTGGACAAGGCGGGCGTGGGCAAGATCTCCGCCACCTTCTCCGGCTCCGGCCCCTGCAAGAAGACCATCGAGACCCGGCCCTAA
- a CDS encoding head-tail adaptor protein, which produces MLIDDPRAFASAFGGPALYTRQGAQPSAVWSFVEDCEPWRGLDPNLSRAWDEGFCRLAWGRLLASEVPQAPSWGDRVEQEGQAWRVEQVLREGGMWVLGLIASAMEVGVEIQAWGTVQGSDGFSRAAWSTVATVQGEVWALSGSESEEQGATRSETVWRVRIPAWQGLTQGHRLKVGERTMGVRHVDDLGMRGVVMVVEAVETLGREAQ; this is translated from the coding sequence GTGCTGATCGACGATCCCCGCGCCTTCGCCTCCGCGTTCGGAGGCCCCGCCCTCTACACCCGCCAGGGTGCGCAGCCTTCGGCCGTCTGGTCCTTCGTGGAGGACTGCGAGCCCTGGCGCGGCCTGGACCCCAACCTCTCCCGCGCCTGGGACGAGGGCTTCTGTCGTCTGGCCTGGGGCCGCCTTCTGGCGTCGGAGGTGCCCCAGGCCCCCTCCTGGGGAGACCGGGTGGAGCAGGAAGGCCAGGCGTGGCGGGTGGAGCAGGTGCTGCGCGAGGGCGGCATGTGGGTGCTGGGTCTCATCGCCTCGGCCATGGAGGTGGGCGTGGAGATCCAGGCGTGGGGCACGGTGCAGGGTTCGGACGGCTTCTCCCGCGCCGCCTGGTCCACCGTGGCCACGGTGCAGGGCGAGGTGTGGGCGCTTTCCGGCTCCGAGAGCGAGGAGCAGGGGGCCACACGGTCCGAGACCGTCTGGCGCGTGCGCATCCCCGCCTGGCAGGGGCTCACCCAGGGGCACCGCCTCAAGGTCGGCGAGCGCACCATGGGCGTGCGCCACGTGGACGACCTGGGCATGCGCGGCGTGGTGATGGTGGTGGAGGCCGTGGAAACCCTGGGCCGGGAGGCGCAGTGA
- a CDS encoding glycoside hydrolase family 108 protein, whose amino-acid sequence MILPDFFLRLMEFVLHWEGLAYTGGRNDKGGATKFGVSLRFLKGLPVLEGDLDGDGAVTWKDVFSMTREQALDLFWRHFGQPLYVGAWPSPLAAVLLDTGVNCGRGSAVRWAQAACNGMGEAPAPLLVDGVLGQKTRAALCAACRLPGGPDALARAVIAARKAHYDRLNATGDPDYTVNHKGWMRRVASLEAFVAGRPWRMEDKPWERTQAA is encoded by the coding sequence ATGATCCTGCCCGACTTCTTCCTCAGGCTCATGGAGTTCGTCCTGCATTGGGAGGGCCTCGCCTACACCGGCGGCAGGAACGACAAGGGCGGCGCCACCAAGTTCGGCGTGTCCCTGCGCTTCCTGAAGGGCCTGCCGGTCCTGGAGGGCGACCTGGACGGCGACGGGGCGGTCACCTGGAAGGACGTCTTCTCCATGACCAGGGAGCAGGCCCTGGACCTCTTCTGGCGGCACTTCGGCCAGCCCCTCTACGTGGGGGCCTGGCCGTCCCCCCTTGCCGCGGTGCTGCTGGACACGGGCGTCAACTGCGGGCGCGGAAGCGCCGTTCGCTGGGCGCAGGCCGCCTGCAACGGCATGGGCGAGGCCCCCGCGCCTCTCCTGGTGGACGGCGTGCTCGGGCAGAAGACCCGCGCGGCCCTGTGCGCCGCCTGCCGTCTGCCGGGCGGTCCGGACGCCCTCGCCCGCGCGGTGATCGCCGCCCGGAAGGCCCATTACGACCGCCTGAACGCCACGGGCGACCCCGACTACACCGTCAACCACAAGGGCTGGATGCGCCGCGTCGCCTCCCTGGAGGCGTTCGTCGCGGGGCGGCCGTGGCGCATGGAAGACAAACCCTGGGAACGCACCCAGGCCGCCTAG
- a CDS encoding capsid cement protein, whose product MAHVNESRRAFRAGAALDSKRMVTLAGGELAYCDPGEQPLGVLEYPVATAGEAAAVRLLNGSGTVEIEAVGAVAVNDQVVTAANGTVAKDSGAGARTLVGLALTAVADGGVVEVLPYGYGHNLT is encoded by the coding sequence ATGGCGCACGTCAACGAATCCCGCCGCGCCTTCAGGGCCGGCGCGGCCCTGGACTCCAAGCGGATGGTCACCCTGGCCGGTGGCGAACTGGCCTACTGCGACCCGGGCGAGCAGCCCCTGGGCGTGCTGGAATACCCCGTCGCCACGGCCGGGGAGGCCGCCGCCGTCCGCCTGCTCAACGGCTCCGGCACCGTTGAGATCGAAGCCGTCGGCGCTGTGGCCGTGAATGATCAGGTGGTGACGGCGGCCAACGGCACGGTGGCCAAGGACTCCGGAGCCGGAGCCCGCACCCTGGTCGGCCTGGCCCTCACCGCCGTTGCCGACGGCGGCGTGGTGGAAGTGCTGCCCTACGGCTACGGCCACAACCTGACCTAA
- the sppA gene encoding signal peptide peptidase SppA: MTVHSQTLWALEPKRLDGLFRAMKAKGMPDAASLAQLAALRSNAAEERLYERQGDLAVVEMAGPLCKDGDWWWGFASMRQIARALRQAAADPLVRAILLDVDSPGGTVDGIEELASSVREVASLKPLYAYVSGMMCSAAYWVGCQAREIAALATSDVGSIGVIMTHYDWSGFEEKLGVDVTYLTAGRFKAMGNASEPLSEESRAYLQGGLDEIYGLFLDAVAAGRGVSREAALAMADGRLFLGRQALELGLIDRIESREAFINRIVQEVHMDLTKLRAGKTAETDEEKDQAVEEQEPDKDGEDETDKDPVEAEDGDEEKDVKKARKAAAAREQVRCLGIIYAVLGDELGGKLASVIKSGVTAGQVQAMGALMAPGAAAGVGKPASQAMLGALAGVTQAPLNPAAGPVAGEQDFEALVKAETDKGSSKAQAMAKAAKEHPEAHKAWIARQQKGGK; the protein is encoded by the coding sequence TGCACTCGCAGACCTTGTGGGCCTTGGAGCCCAAGCGCCTGGACGGCCTGTTCCGGGCCATGAAGGCCAAGGGCATGCCCGACGCCGCCTCCCTGGCGCAGCTGGCCGCCCTGCGCTCCAACGCGGCCGAGGAGCGTCTCTACGAGCGCCAGGGCGACCTGGCCGTCGTGGAGATGGCCGGGCCGCTCTGCAAGGACGGCGACTGGTGGTGGGGCTTCGCCTCCATGCGCCAGATCGCCAGGGCGCTCCGGCAGGCCGCTGCCGACCCCCTCGTGCGGGCCATCCTGCTGGACGTGGACTCGCCGGGCGGCACCGTGGACGGCATCGAGGAGCTGGCGTCCTCGGTCCGCGAGGTCGCGTCCCTCAAGCCTCTCTACGCCTACGTCTCCGGCATGATGTGCAGCGCCGCCTACTGGGTGGGCTGCCAGGCCCGGGAGATCGCTGCCCTGGCCACCTCGGATGTGGGCTCCATCGGCGTGATCATGACCCATTACGACTGGTCCGGGTTCGAGGAGAAGCTGGGCGTGGACGTCACCTACCTCACGGCCGGGAGGTTCAAGGCCATGGGCAACGCGTCCGAACCGCTTTCCGAGGAGTCCAGGGCCTACCTCCAGGGAGGCCTGGACGAAATCTACGGGCTGTTCCTGGACGCCGTCGCCGCCGGGCGCGGCGTTTCCCGCGAGGCGGCCCTGGCCATGGCCGACGGCAGGCTGTTCCTGGGCCGCCAGGCCCTGGAGCTGGGGCTCATCGACCGCATCGAGAGCCGCGAAGCGTTCATCAACCGAATCGTGCAGGAGGTGCACATGGACCTGACCAAGCTCAGGGCGGGCAAGACCGCCGAAACCGACGAGGAAAAGGACCAGGCGGTCGAGGAGCAGGAGCCGGACAAGGACGGCGAGGACGAAACTGACAAGGACCCCGTCGAAGCCGAGGACGGCGACGAGGAAAAGGACGTGAAGAAGGCCCGCAAGGCCGCCGCCGCCCGCGAACAGGTGCGCTGCCTGGGCATCATCTACGCCGTGTTGGGCGACGAGCTGGGCGGCAAACTGGCCTCGGTCATCAAGTCGGGCGTCACGGCCGGGCAGGTGCAGGCCATGGGCGCGCTCATGGCCCCCGGGGCGGCCGCAGGGGTCGGGAAGCCCGCCTCCCAGGCCATGCTGGGCGCCCTGGCGGGCGTCACCCAGGCCCCGCTCAATCCGGCGGCCGGTCCCGTGGCCGGTGAGCAGGACTTCGAGGCCCTGGTGAAGGCGGAAACGGACAAGGGGTCCAGCAAGGCCCAGGCCATGGCCAAGGCGGCCAAGGAACACCCCGAGGCCCACAAAGCCTGGATCGCCAGGCAGCAGAAGGGAGGCAAGTGA